From the Chanodichthys erythropterus isolate Z2021 chromosome 9, ASM2448905v1, whole genome shotgun sequence genome, the window ATAGTTTACTTATCATTACTTGAGGTGAGGATAGTTTAGATGATGGCATGTTTTATTGCAAGTACATGACCCCACTAATGACTTTAGTTCTGATTGTGTTAAAAGCAGAACATGTGTTACATACTTCTGTGTGATTGTCAAGGCCCCTGAGAGCCCAGTTGTTTAACTCTAGGGTCTTGCAAACATTGCATTGATTGGTTTTGTGTTTGCTCTGTGGCATCAAATGTGCTTTTGATTGCATGTTATTTGTGTTGCCGTAAGCATACTGCTCAGTATAAACCTCTGTTTTGACTTTAACTATCGATCAAGAAggtttagacttttttttatatacttcttatatttcaaaattgGCCAAGTCACTGCAAAACAACCACGTCTATAAACAGTAGTATGCATTATGTGTTGGCTCTTGAGGATTTGCCAGTTTAATGACTGGGAATACAGAGCAGTGTTTTCTATTTGTGATTTTGTGTTAAGTTTCTGATTTCAACATGTATATAACCATTCAACATGCATATAACCATTTTTGATGTGTTTTCTATTATACATGATTAAATACACTGTTTGGCCTAATTGGTACACTTTGAGATAATGTATAAAATCCATGTGTATTCTCATCAGAAATGGTTATGGATTCTTTTTTGGACACCTGTTCTGTGTGAAAGCATTTAAGTGATTTTCCCCTGCATGCTGTGTTCCCAATAATTGTGCTTGCTGTGCTTTTAATAATAAACCTTTGAgcaattgtttttgtgtttcattGCTTCTGTGTTTCATttctaaatacatttaaaattaaattcatCCTACTGAGTATGTGCCCGttattcatttagttaatttatttttccatGGATGTCATATGTCTATCTCATTCCCTGTGACTATAAACAGCCAAGTCAATGCAAGACAAGTTGGCTGAGGCCATTTTCAAGGAATCTCAATGTAGTTCAGAGCCAGAGTTTAGTGATACAAGCACAGAGGAAGATGAAGGGGCCTCTGTGAAGACCCAACAGGATGGCCAAGGTAAAAAAGTTGATGCCTTCTTTAATTGGGCAGTCTACAGATCATATAAAGCAAATtaattttctttcatttatttatttccaaactATCACTAGTAGAGATACATTTTTCACACAACAGAGTAGTTCCTGCAGTGctcagacaaaaacacaaagttTTGTGTTTGTAAGTATGTATAAATCTGAAATGGTTTAATTGTAAATGCTCACTTTTACAGGAACAGAAATGGAGAGTGCGGTGGGTTTCACTTCACCACAACCATCAAACACACAGGATGATATTCCAGAGAAAAGTGAAGCCAAGACACAGGAGTCTGTATGTGAGGAAAGAGTACAGGAGGCTCATGTCCACACAGAAGAAGAAATAGGAGAGACTCAGGAGGCAACTTTAGACATAGAAGAAATGCAGAAGGAAAAACAAAGTGAGAGGACAAATGAAGTTGAACAACCAGATGAAAGAGAGGAAGTAAAAACTGAGACTGAGGACATGCAGGAGAAAGATAAGGATGGGGAAAATACAAATGCAGAGGTTGTAGAGGTTAATACAGAGTCTAATGAAGAAGAGAAAGACTCATTAGTACAGGAACCAGAGACACACACTGAAATGCTGGACATTGGAAATACAGACAATGAGGTTCCAGAGATGGAGGACATGGATTTGGTATCTCATACAGAGAATGATACAGAAACAGGTGCAGGTGACACTCAGAGGGAGCGAGACGCTGATGACGCAGATCAGAACATAGAGAGGAGGAGCGATGGACAGCCAGACAGAGATGAAAGAGAAGACCTATCAGATGAGGCTGGGGATGATAGGTCAACTGGGGAAATGGTACAGAAGACAGATGGCAAGGTGGATGGTGAGGGCTCTGTTGGTAAGGAGGAAGTTGGTGAAAAATCTAGTGaagagaaagatgagacaaAGGATGAGGATACAAGTGAAGATTTGGGAGTAGAGGAGGCAGAGAAACCTGGGAATGAAGAGATCCAAGTTGGCGAGAAAGAAAATGAGTTAGAGGGTAAAGAGGAAGATGGTGAAAAATCTATTGTAGCGAAAAACGAGACAAAGGTTGAGGATACAAGTGAAGATTTGGAAATAGAGGAGGCAGAGAAACCTGAGAATGAAGAAATCCAAGTTGGCGAGAAAGAAAATGAGTTAGAGGTTAAGGAGGAAGATGGTGAAAAATCTAGTGAAGAGAAATATGACACAAAGGTTGAGGATTCAAGTGAAGATTTGGCAGTAGTGGAGGCAGAGAAACCTGCAAATGAAGAGATCCAAGTTGGCGAGAAAGAATATGAGTTAGAGGGTGACCAAGAATCAAAGGCAGAAGATAAACAAAATAAGGACAGTATAGAAAAAGACAAGGATGTTGTGAATGATGACCATAAAGAAAGTGAAGATGGAGAACTATCTAGTGAGGCTGTAAATAGACTAAATGAGTCACAGGAAAGTCAAGATGTGAGGGCAGAGGGTAATGAAAAAGAGGATGATGGTGTGAATGATGAACAAAAAGAAACAGAAGATGGAGAACAGGTTAGAAACATACTTAGTGATGGAGCCGAGGAAGAAGGGCCTGAGAAACTTAACAGTGAGGTTGAGATTGAAGGAGAAATCAATAAAGGGAAAGATGAAAAGATGGAAGATAGGTCtcaggaagaggaagaagaagaggacaagAAGAGGGATGAGATGGCAGAGGGAACAGATGGAAATTATGTAGATAATGAAGCAAAAGACAAAAAGCATGAGAATAAGTTAGAAACAGGTGAAAAGTTGATAGAAGAGCAAGAGGAGGAGATGGCAGATATAAACGAGATTAGTGAGAATTCATTAGAGACAGGAGATGGAAAAGAGTTTGTTTCTGGTGAGAATACAGCTCAAAAATTAGAAGACATCTTTGAGGACCAAAATGAGGAATCAGTTTCACAGGAAGAACAAAATGAAATGGGTTCCAGCAGGGCGCCCAAGGATGACACAGAGGCCAGTACCAAGGAAGAACTAGGCGAACCTGCCGAGGTGAAAAATGACCTGCTAGATAGTAACATAGATGCTGAAAATGGAGAGGGACAAGACGTTGGTCGTGAGGAGGCTGAGAACGTGGAAGATTATCTCCAAGAGGAAATGCAAGATAAATCAGAGGGTGAGACAGGTGATAGTGCTCAAGAAGTTATAGATGACAATGAAGAGCCAGAGACTGATAAAGATgtgaaagaagaagaaaacgaTAATGGCAAAGAGCATGAGATAGAAAACAAGTTGAATGCTGAAGTTATTCCCTCAGAAATAGAGTCTCAGTTGGGCAGTGAACACGAGGACCAGGGCAGTGACAACCAAAAAGCTGACAAAGAGGATGACAAAGAATCAGAAACCTCTGCAACAACATTCATAGAAAACATAACTCCTCAAATAACACAGACGATAGTCAATAAGGATACAGAAAGTGAGATTGTCTCAGCAGAAGCTAAAGTTACAGCAGAGGAACCAGAACTGAAGGGTACTGACGATGAACTGAGAAGTAGAGATGCTCCTGAAGGGATGGACGGTGATACAGCGCAACCTTTGGATCTTGTGAGTAACTGGATTAACATACACCAAGAGTCAAAGTATTTTCAGACGTTCATCGAACCCCTCGATGAAGAGGGTCTCATCTCGGAAGAAACCGAGGAGAGACTAAATGGTGAAGTGTTACATGCTACAGATACACCACCGAGTACTGATATTGGGGGCCTTGATGAAACACTCAAGAGTAGAGATGAAACTGCAACTCCCATAAGGAACAACCTCAATGAGTACACAGAGTCTGTAGTCGAAAGCTTGAAAACAGAGACTAAAGTTGAGGCTGTAGAAGCAGATGCTTACAGTAATCACTCTAAAGACAGCATACAATCTTCAACCAAAGATGAAAGAGTCCAGGAGGCTGGAGATACTAGAGGTTCTTTGGTCACTTCCTGTTCAAGAGAGAGTAATAATGAAGACACATATCAAAAAGACACTGCTAGACAGGAAACTTTGACATCAGATGACGTCATAAACATGGGGACAACAGCAACATCTGAAGACATTCAAGACAGAGCCCCATCTGAAACCGAACAACAGAATGTACCTAGAAATGTCGACCTGAATGTAAAAGAGTCTGAACAATGTAATCAGCAAAGTATGACTGAAGAAACCAAACATTTAGCCCAAACAGAGGAAGCAAGTAACAAAGAGACCTTGGAGAGTTTGGAAGACAATTTGAAAACTGAGCATGAACCTCAGTCAGAGTATATCGAGCCACAGAGTCCGACAATCACAGTAATTACAGACCTCAAAATTGTCAATAAATCGGAAAATGGGAGCCAAGATGACACAGCAAGTGTAGACTTCCATTCCAGACAGTCAGATGGAAGCAGGAACGTGAATGGAAACAGGAGAACAAAAGTAATTGATGGCCAATTCAAACAGACTCTAAGCACAGAGACCTTAAGCACTTTCTCATTGGATGACTCAAGATTTTTTGGGCCCGCAGGTTATCCGAGATTAACGACTGCTCACACGGAGAACAGTTATTAGTACAATAGTAAATCCTTCACCTAACCCAGGGGTGTCCAGTGCTACTCCTGGAGGGCTACTCTCCTGCAGAATTTAGGTctaaccccaattaaacacatttgAACCAGTTAATCAAGgccttcaggattactagaaacttccagacTATTGTATTGGGGCAAGTttgagcaaaactctgcagggcaTCTGCCCTCCgagagcaggattggacacccctgcttcAACCCATTTTGATGGGTTTAAAATAATGGCACTTCCCTTTCCTTATCAGAGACCCATAATGAATCCTGTGTGCTTGGTAGGGAAGCTATCAACATCCCACTGAAAATAGACACCGTAGAAAGCCAGCAGcacaaataatttaattattcatGATGTGGAGCCCTCCAGTTGGTCAGGCTGCTCTAGCAGTATACCGACACACTTCAGACATGCATACCTTAACTAAAAGAATTTAACTAAAACCCCAATGCCTGCACTTTCCTCCGTGTTCCTAATTAATATCCGGAACACTTTAATTTGCGGTTGCACAGTGTGATGTGAATGACATGAACACCTTGCTGATTTCTGGCACTAGTTTAATGGTGTTCTCATGATTTTACACTGGATTAAGCATCCATCATCAGTTCACATACATTGCTATGATACCTTCTTTCTTTCTAGTTTTTTTCCTCGTTTATTATTGCTCGTAATCATGCAGACCATGAAGTTAGAATCAAAACTTGAGATGTTTCAAACCCAGAAGCAAGGCCAAATTGCTCTAATAGTGCCTGTGTTGTTAAGTGACATGAGTTGTGATCTGTTTAAATAACCTGTCAAGCTCCTGTTTCACTCATTGGCTTATTTGTCAAAAAAATGGTTATTTATTGCTTTTGAAATTAGAATAAAatgctgaaatacacaaatgTGTGTCCTGATCTACCAGACATTACTTTAAACACATTACAAATTAAAACACTAaacacaatataaaaaaaaaacattgtacaaAAGGTTTTGACTCTTTAAAATCCAAACTTTGAGATAATAGTATGTATACTGAATGTAACAccacattatgcattattattatacaaaaaaaatggagaaaaaaacacgAACGTTGTGTGTCCTTATACTATATGGATGTTCTTATGGTGTGGTCACGTCGGAATTACCGTAATTACAAGTTGACAATTCCGAGATTCTACTCAGAGCTGTTCACGCACACTGACTCGGAATTATCTGTTTCTATGACAACACTTATTGCCTAAATGACTCATTGTGAGGTTTTGATATTGATTAACATTTGTCGTGCCATTTTGGTTGTTTACATAGATAATGTCACAATGGTTGAGTGGTAAAAGTCAGAGCTGACAACGGCATGAATAGTGTTTTTTTAAGTCAAAACTCATGATTATGGTAATTTAGACATGTCATGAATCCAAGTATTTGTTTGCGTGTGATGTTCTTCAGAGAGTTGCTGCTTCTAGTTGCTGTCCTCAAAACTTCCATTGCTGCTGCATGAATGGAAACGCATGGTGCTCATGGGATCTGACACATACCCTGCGGGAATAGCACAGAACACAGTGACTGACACACACTCAAATGCAACCACCCACTTGTTGCACCATATGCTGAAAAACAAGCACAGAGTGCTCTCATCTttgtgaaaatgtaattttaacctCAGAATGAATTTACATGGATTATATCAAAATGATTGTTGCCATATTCCATgtaaattaaaatgagaaaCAAAGTTGCCCCCCATTAAGCTGTTGCATAAACAGATGAATCACACATTTGATAACTTCCAGTTGGACTCAAACCGTTTCTGTCGATGGGTGGGAACTGCATGTTCCTCCTCAGTTCATCCAGAGACAAACCCTGTGAAGACCTCCGCCCAGAGCTGTCAAAAAAAAGAGAGGCTTGATTCAACAATGAGATTAGTATTGGTTTACACTAAAGACCACAGAACAATCACGATTCTTCTGTGATATGAAATTTTAATGAATCTAAATAGGATACACTTCTgtttctttgttgttgttgtcatatCAGCTCAATGAGGCCTTTCAGGGTTTGTCCTGCTCAGATGATCCCCTATTGaatttgttttctctttattCATTTACAGTGTCACTTTAGCCTGATTTATTGCTCATACCACCAAACTGCTTACTTTGCTAGATCTAGTTACATAAAACATCATATTGCAAAGATTGTGTCTAATTTAGGCTCCAAAGTCGGAGTACCTTGTTGTAATTTTCTTTGTTCGTGGGTTTGTTGACAGTTGCCAGGTTCccccacaacacacacacattcatcacCACCCATAAAGAATTAAGAGGTGACCACCAGCAAAGGTTCTCAGTGTGAATGTCATGCAAGTTTCATTGCAGTtgctttcttttgttttcatgCCTCAGTTTCCAAGCAACAGCACTTCTGACTGTACAGAAGTGTTGTGGTTGGACTGCATGACACTGACCAAACAAAAGTGCAAGGTGACCTGACTCCTCCATTAATGCATAGATATGATGTAATGGCCtctatttgtttttttcagtaatGTCTCTATGTAGTTTGGCAGTAGGTTGGTGGGTGGCCTCTTCTTTTTGCAATATCAAGGTCTCATTCTTGAATAGTGTGTATGTTTGGGGTAGATTTAGAGTgcctgtgtgtttgtatgtgtactTCTGGGTCCAAAATGCATAGGCACGGGCATTGAGGGCGTATTCCAATTCGAAGCGTGAACGGAGGGCAGCCACGTGACTTCGTCCAGGACTGCCACGTGCTACAAGGCTGTCCATGGAGGAGGAGGGTGAAAGAGAACCACTGCTGTTACTGGAGGCTGGAGACATAAGCTGGACACACATAGAAATGCATACGAATATGTATTGGACAAAAAGAATAGTGTTGTATAGTGGATGTATGTTATGTGAATGCAACCTACCTCCACGTTACACAGACATTCTTCTAGTTTGGCAACCACCTCAGAAAACTCAGGTCTTTCCTGTCACAGAGAATCAAAATAGGGTATTTTCATCAGAGAGGTTTGTTTAAAGTACAGCAACTGTATCTCTGGCTATTCAATCAGCTGCTTTGCTGAACAGCATATATAAACTGatgttaaaaagtttggggttagtattttttttcccctctaaattatgatttttaaaggattcattaaattgatcaaaagttacactGAGAGTGAGGATTTTTGCATTGTTACcaaaatctatttcaaatagaattctttctatttatcaaagaataaTAAGAAAAAGCTTATTACAGTTTCTGCacagttttcaacactgatgttaataaaacttttctcaagcagcaaatcagcatattagaaagatttctgaaggatcatgtgacactaaagactgcagtaatgatgctgaaaatccagtcatcacatgaataaattacattttaatacaaaatatttcacaatagtactgtttttactgtattttactgtggaatgttggacattTCATGCACACCACTATTGCAGCTTTAATTGCATAGTGGAGGTGGAGGGGCTGCAATGATGAACGACAAAATCTTATAAAATTCATACACTACACAGTTGAGTGCATAGCATAGTCTCCTGTTCTTCTGCGAGTTTTTTTGTGTTcgtttattgttaaataaagtgacAGCTGCATATAGATCCTGCCTCACTACTATCCTTGCTGTAACCAActgaaatgtatgtatatatatatatatatatatatatatatatatatatatatatatatatatatatatatatacacagtgccacttgaaagtttgtgaaccacttgcagaatctgagaaaatgtgaataattttaacaaaataagagagatcatataaaatgcatgttattttttttatttagtattgtCCTGAATAAGAAATTTTACATAAACAATCTTTACATAAagtccacaaaacaaaaaaaatagctgaatttataaatatgaccacattcaaaagtttatgaACCCTTTGAATTTGAAAATCAAGGaatattgtacttaatttgtcttctgttaaacatttaagtgtctTTTGTTGCtcccgaagggcagtactaaatgaaaaaaaaaaaaaaagattgacatcattatcctgttcaaaagttttcacccctgactcttaatgcatcgtgtttccttctgaagcattagtgaatgtttgaaccttttttaatagttgtgtttgagtgcCTCAGTCATCCTCAGTGTGAAATGATGGATCTGAGAATCATAcggtcactgctggaaagggttcaaatatgcaaaagatgctggaaatctgaaaaaaattcaggacctggaggattttccTGAAGAATattgggcagtttaactgcttaggacaaacaagggactcacgaacaaccatcacaaaacataaaaacagtcgtagatcatccaggtaaacaCACAtggtattaagaatcaagggttcacaaacttttgaatgggtaatttttataaattcagctatttttttgtcttgtggaccatatgtaaacatttttatgtaaaatatcttactcaggacagtactaaatcaaaaataacatgcatatcatatgatccctcttattttgttaaaattattcacattttcacagactctgcaaggggttcacaaactttcaagcagcactgtaatactgtatacacacacaAGCTCTTTCAAGCTCTTTAAATAACACTAAATGAATGCACAGTACAAGCTGTAAAAATCCTGGCTCTTTTAATATGTTGCTCAGCAAAAGCTCTGTGCTCCACAGAGAATAGTGTCAAGCTGCACTATGGACCAGGGCACATTTTTAACTAGCACGCTTGACACAGTTTCTGCAACGCACCTGAGGGACCAGCGCTGAGAACATTGCAAAGACGCTGTACATGAGAAAACACCTGGCAAAGGTTTGTTGTAGAGAGACATGGTAGGCTAGCAACTGGATGCTTATCAACGGGAACAGAAATACAACTTGTCCTGAGCTAAATAGATAAGACATTCTGGGTATTCTGACTCATTATAAACAAACTCAGAGGCAGAGAGGTAGTTCATGAATGGATTTAATAGGGCCATAAAAGGCAACTGAAAAtaatttgttaaagggttagttcacccaaaaataaaaattctgtcattaattactgaccctcatgccgttccacacccgtaagaccttcgttaattttcggaacacgaattaagatattttagttgaaatccgatggctccgtgatgCCTCCGTAGgtagcaatgacatttcctctctcaagatccataaaggtactaaaaacatatttaaatcggttcatgtgagtacagtggttcaatatcaatattataaagcgacgaaaatataataaataacgacttatttagtgatggccgatttcaaaacactgcttcaggaagattcggagcacagatgaatcagtgtatcgaatctgctgttcggagcgccaaagtcacgtgatttcgccgttggcagtttgacacgcgatctgaatcatgattcgatacactgattcatttgagcTCCGAATCTtcccgaagcagtgttttgaaatcggccatcactaaataagtcggggttttttgtttttttggcgcaccaaaaatattctcgtcgctttttaatattaatattgaaccactgtctCACacgaaccgatttaaatatgttttcagtacctttatggatcttgagagaggaaatgtcattgctccctatggaggcctcacggagccatcggatttcaactcaaatatcttaatttgtgttccgatgattattgaaggtcttacgggtgtggaacggcatgagggtgagtaataaatgacagaattttcatttttgggtgaactaaccctttacatTTGAAGAAATTGAATATTCCTAAATTAAGTTAAGCTCATTATTTCAGCTTTGATTCTTTTTTGAATAATGTTGTATATAATTTTGTGCTTCTCACCTCTTTACCCAAGAAGCTACTAAATTTGATAAAATACCAAATCACAGCTAATTAAAGTTCATAGTGAATCTGCATATCTTTTGATAGCACGTTTATGCTAGATGTGGGTCCCTCACCTCTGGACAGACATTCCAGCCCCTCATCAGCAGTGTTGAGATGGGTTTGGGGATTGAGTATCCAATCGGAGGACGGACATGATGATATGCCATATCTGCAGCAGCTGCAGCTGTAAAGATGGGGGTgagacatttttaattaaaatgtaatcacaattatattaatataatactaaGAACATTTTGTTTCTTAATTTCACTTTGATTTTGAAATCATGACAATTCAGGTGAAAATTCATTTGCAATCCCAAGTTAAAGAAAGTTAAACCTTGTATACCAGCTTTGGCTAATGTTCTCAACAAGGTTCTCTTAAAGTTATAAACAaatgttcttccagtaacgttaatagaatgtTCGTTTAAAAGTTATcaggtctttaataatgttctcaaaatttTAGCACAAAACATGGAGCATTGTTTTAGTTGGACGTTTgtctaacatttttttaaatgttgctttttgttacagaatgtt encodes:
- the LOC137026958 gene encoding uncharacterized protein, translated to MQDKLAEAIFKESQCSSEPEFSDTSTEEDEGASVKTQQDGQGTEMESAVGFTSPQPSNTQDDIPEKSEAKTQESVCEERVQEAHVHTEEEIGETQEATLDIEEMQKEKQSERTNEVEQPDEREEVKTETEDMQEKDKDGENTNAEVVEVNTESNEEEKDSLVQEPETHTEMLDIGNTDNEVPEMEDMDLVSHTENDTETGAGDTQRERDADDADQNIERRSDGQPDRDEREDLSDEAGDDRSTGEMVQKTDGKVDGEGSVGKEEVGEKSSEEKDETKDEDTSEDLGVEEAEKPGNEEIQVGEKENELEGKEEDGEKSIVAKNETKVEDTSEDLEIEEAEKPENEEIQVGEKENELEVKEEDGEKSSEEKYDTKVEDSSEDLAVVEAEKPANEEIQVGEKEYELEGDQESKAEDKQNKDSIEKDKDVVNDDHKESEDGELSSEAVNRLNESQESQDVRAEGNEKEDDGVNDEQKETEDGEQVRNILSDGAEEEGPEKLNSEVEIEGEINKGKDEKMEDRSQEEEEEEDKKRDEMAEGTDGNYVDNEAKDKKHENKLETGEKLIEEQEEEMADINEISENSLETGDGKEFVSGENTAQKLEDIFEDQNEESVSQEEQNEMGSSRAPKDDTEASTKEELGEPAEVKNDLLDSNIDAENGEGQDVGREEAENVEDYLQEEMQDKSEGETGDSAQEVIDDNEEPETDKDVKEEENDNGKEHEIENKLNAEVIPSEIESQLGSEHEDQGSDNQKADKEDDKESETSATTFIENITPQITQTIVNKDTESEIVSAEAKVTAEEPELKGTDDELRSRDAPEGMDGDTAQPLDLVSNWINIHQESKYFQTFIEPLDEEGLISEETEERLNGEVLHATDTPPSTDIGGLDETLKSRDETATPIRNNLNEYTESVVESLKTETKVEAVEADAYSNHSKDSIQSSTKDERVQEAGDTRGSLVTSCSRESNNEDTYQKDTARQETLTSDDVINMGTTATSEDIQDRAPSETEQQNVPRNVDLNVKESEQCNQQSMTEETKHLAQTEEASNKETLESLEDNLKTEHEPQSEYIEPQSPTITVITDLKIVNKSENGSQDDTASVDFHSRQSDGSRNVNGNRRTKVIDGQFKQTLSTETLSTFSLDDSRFFGPAGYPRLTTAHTENSY